The Cannabis sativa cultivar Pink pepper isolate KNU-18-1 chromosome 8, ASM2916894v1, whole genome shotgun sequence genomic interval TTGTAATATCTTTTCCTATTtacttaatcttttttttttctcaatttgcTAACAATAACTATACGTTAAATTACAGACAAGAGCTGAGCAAAATGCGAAAAACTGAGGTAACATGAAGGTTCAAGGTGGATGGGGATTTAAGACCATAGTTTTTACCATTGTGAGCGGAGTatgatattttcaatatatgactaaaattttgttaaattggaaatttttttaataatatttttctaattccaattttgtttaaaaataggCTGATCCCCAGACGGGGGAGCTTCCCAGTGCTGTGGatacatttgcaaagtttcactGCAAGAACAACAAATGGCGCGGTGAGCACACACAACAACTGCATGTAAGtatctttatatttttaataaattagttttataacaTAAATTTCTTTCACTCTAACAGTTTCATTATGAACTTTTTTGCCGGCCAAAATGGTTGAGATTCGTGACACTCAACCAACGCCAGCCAATGCTCCCCGCCAGTACAATGTCGACCCCACACAATCTCCTGCAGATACGCATGTTATGACACAGGTACTTGGAGAGCAGTCACGCCACTTGAAAGGACTGGGCCCGTTGCCAAGACTTAAGACGGGGACAAAAAGAGCAACTCCCAGGCCAGGTACATCCGGGTAGCCCCCTATCACTCAAGAGGAATATGAGGCATTGAAGCAAAGGGTGGGAGAACAAGAAGCACGGAACAAGTGGCAACAACAGATGATGATGACTCAGAATCAGATCATGAGTGCGTTCCAAAAACAAATGATCCAATTGGCCAGCGCTGGTCTAGGATTTAACATGCCGGATCTACCTCTGATTCTACCATTTCAGCCTTCTGGCCATGCAGCAGGTTTCTCCTCACAGACTGCCCCTTCCAGTGATGACGACGATGATGATgctgatttgtaattttttttagtttacaaTGTAGATAATATTATTGTTTATGAATTCATAATACTTTTACTTAGTTTATGATGTTTAATATAGTTTTGTAATAACATTATAACTTtcggttttataatatatttgatattatatttaataatattttgatttttaatttaaatttaattttaaaattaatttattaatttagttttttttaaaaaacaaaaaatatttttgccgGCACGTAACATGCGCCAgcaaaagtattatttttttaatttttaaattttttatattatttttttggcgCATATGTCGCCGGCataagtaaaatttttatttttttaaaaaaaatatttgctaGGGCATTCCTCGCAGGCaaaacattattttatgttttttttttatttttctaatttagttTTGCCGGCGACTAAACTCGCTGGCAAATATTAGGCGCCAAATCCCCGCCAAAAATTTTGTCGGTGACATAACTCGCCAGCAAAACATTGTCAAGGACACATCAGCCGACGGACCAATTGCCGGTAAGGTCCTTATGCCGGCAAACAAATGCGCCGGTGTAAATACTTTTACCGGTGCATGTCGTAATGTCACCGGCAAAAAGTGATACGCTGATGAGCCATTGTTGGTAGCTTTTTCCGGCGAGTAAAGGCCCCGACAAAGCTTCGTCGGCGCGTTATTCTTACTTTTGCCGACGACTTTGAGCGCCGCCAAAAGGACCTTTTCTTGTAGTGACAATTGAAATACGGTGATTACAACGGCTTTGAATGACAACGATTTTGAAATGGTATGATTAGTTTTCTGTAgatttatcaattattttttagatCTCTATTTTCTGTGAAGAATTTTTAATCtcgattttttaataaaaaataaaaaaatttaataaaaaataaaaaatagtatgaTGAATTTTTCttctatattaatatttttttaataattttttttaaaagtttaataaaataattacttatattattaaaaattgaaaattttaaatttgatataCCTTTATAGCCAgtggcggacccagaatttaaagtgaggggggtgtaattttttattgtaaaaggAGGGAgggtataaataaatttaaaaagaaaaatataaagtgtagttagTGGGATTTGAACCTTTACCCTCTAACCTATTTGCCATCTACCTTAACTATTACACCAAACTTATTATTATGCATTTgaatatcatcttttaatacaaatatatgttgtaactaatttaaatacatacatttttttcCCGATTTTTTTTTCAGGGTGGGCGACTGCCCCCCTCGCTAAaatgtgggtccgcccctgTTTATAGCTTAGTTatcaataaaaaagtaaaacctCACTAGAAGCCCAATTTATTTCCTAGTTAGAATACAGTGGAACcttttaagtattattattatttgttaggAAGACATTCCTAGAAACTACGCAGACGCTTGTTGCCTAGAAAGGATgtcccaacaaactgatatgAACTCGTTTTCTGGTGGGATGAATAGGTACAACTTTTATGAAACCTCTTACCAAGAAAGGTCAATCCGAAAATCTCTTACCCTCTACTCTATAAATTGAAACACACAACTTCCATAAACCTTAACCATATACTTCAATCTATTTTCACACcacaaaaactctctctctctctctctctctctctctctctctctctctctctctctctagtacTCTTCCATAAACCTTCACTCTAACAACAATCATCTTCATAATCATGAAGGTACATACTCATCGCCATCATCATAATTCAAGTTTCATAATTCCAACTCTTTCAATCATATATACCATGTTTCTCATCTTATTcattgattaatgtttgcagCAAAAGGTGGTCATCAAGGTTTCTCTAAACGAACAAAAGTGTCGCACCAAAGCCATCAAGACTGCAGTTGGAATTGATGGTAACAACCACTTCAAATTCAAATACatgtttttttgttcttttttttccaagaataagaaactaaagtGAATTAGATGAATTGTTTTATATGATACAGGAGTGATACAAGCAACACTTCAGCAAGAGAAGAATCTAATAGAGGTAACAGGAGAGGACATCGACGTGGTGTTGCTCACCACTCTGCTCAGAAAGACCATGAAATACGCCGAAGTAGTAAGCGTGACTGTCATCGATAAGGCCgcagaggagaagaagaagaaggaagaagaggaaaagaagaagaaggaagaggaagaaaagaagaagaaggaactcGCAGCTAATGCTAAGTACTATTATTATCAACCTTATTGCTCAAGCTCTGCATCTTATTGCCAAATGTCTCAGCCTGGATACGTCTCCTACAGCATACCCTATCAGGAACCCTCCCAACCTTGCTCCATTATGTAATTTCAAAGATATTCCAAAACAGCAGGGACAAAAGGGATGTGGCCATTTTTCAAATTCATCTGAAGCTGGACTAGTTTATAATTCATCCAGCCTAAGAATTGAAGATTAAAAAGGACTTCTATTTTGACATTCAAAGTAAAATTCAAAGATGGTGCTAATCAATTAAGCTTCTTGCATCTTTCCGGGAGACCTCAGTGATCGATTTTTTATTGGATGTCTGTTTCATTCTTTAGGTTGTTTGATATATGTAAGTGTACTGGTAATTAGAACAGAGTTGTGTAATTGTATTCAATATGAAGTTTACAGGAACAGGGAATGGGATTTGTAAATTGAAATTGAACAATATGGAATATATTGATTGGTGTTTTCTCTTATCCTTATGATTAAG includes:
- the LOC115701000 gene encoding uncharacterized protein LOC115701000: MKQKVVIKVSLNEQKCRTKAIKTAVGIDGVIQATLQQEKNLIEVTGEDIDVVLLTTLLRKTMKYAEVVSVTVIDKAAEEKKKKEEEEKKKKEEEEKKKKELAANAKYYYYQPYCSSSASYCQMSQPGYVSYSIPYQEPSQPCSIM